In Halosegnis marinus, one genomic interval encodes:
- a CDS encoding DUF5779 family protein: MSDFDLDLQTAEGEIDLPDGDRIVLGVLDGSTPPGEWVAAVEAGNTLVLDIEGELPELAEGFAPRVKELGGELMHFRGFLVVSPPGVEIDTGLLG, encoded by the coding sequence ATGAGCGACTTCGACCTCGACCTCCAGACCGCGGAAGGGGAGATAGACCTCCCCGACGGCGACCGTATCGTGCTCGGCGTGCTCGACGGCTCCACCCCGCCGGGGGAGTGGGTCGCGGCCGTCGAGGCGGGCAACACCCTCGTGCTCGACATCGAGGGGGAGCTCCCCGAACTCGCGGAGGGGTTCGCCCCCCGCGTGAAGGAACTCGGCGGCGAGCTGATGCACTTCCGCGGCTTCCTCGTCGTCTCGCCGCCCGGCGTCGAGATAGACACCGGCCTCCTGGGTTAG
- a CDS encoding cupin domain-containing protein — protein sequence MDEHATEYAHVVVDELPDAPNPTRHKKEVDEAVGATEFGFNVVTADPGEKVPWGYHSHPDHEELFYVLDGSLLVETPEREYEVAAGEAFFVPRGKPQRAVAGGDGCRLVATGAPKATDGAVIEEECPECGETTGRDYRAEEVDETTVYVLSCAACGAETDRLTPGP from the coding sequence ATGGACGAGCACGCGACCGAGTACGCCCACGTCGTCGTGGACGAGTTGCCCGACGCGCCGAACCCCACCCGCCACAAGAAGGAGGTGGACGAGGCGGTCGGGGCGACCGAGTTCGGCTTCAACGTCGTCACAGCCGACCCCGGCGAGAAGGTACCGTGGGGGTATCACAGTCACCCCGACCACGAGGAGCTGTTCTACGTGCTCGACGGGAGCCTGCTCGTGGAGACGCCCGAACGGGAGTACGAGGTCGCGGCGGGAGAGGCGTTCTTCGTCCCGCGGGGCAAGCCGCAGCGTGCCGTCGCGGGCGGGGACGGGTGCCGGCTGGTGGCGACGGGCGCGCCGAAGGCGACGGACGGGGCGGTCATCGAGGAGGAGTGTCCCGAGTGCGGGGAGACGACCGGGCGCGACTACCGCGCCGAGGAGGTGGACGAGACGACGGTGTACGTCCTCTCCTGTGCGGCCTGTGGCGCCGAGACGGACCGGCTCACGCCCGGCCCCTAA
- a CDS encoding flippase has product MVSIDDSVRKLFKGGGILLFGLLLQLGISFVGKLIVARELSVADFGGVVLGTTVAMIAATAAQLGLHEGVARYLPRFDTAAEKRGVVLSAASLAVPISVVFGVALYLISPTLSRVAFDSPEVAPVFRVFSFVVPLMVTHQLIIGVVQGQQRTTPKVLIENTAKPVARIAAIGIVVAVGATGLRISLAYLFGWVVPVLFGLGYLYVYTNVPDRTVGAVFRHRELLSFSMPLVLSGVLTIVFNDIDTLLLGYFSGGTEQVALYNAVYPLATLLNTATTAFAFVFMPVLSEIHADGRENEMERMYQVVTKWVFTATLPVFLVISLFPARLIALTFGAKYTAGATTLQVLAIGFFVHTVAGLNRETAASIGRSKMLLYADAGAAIFNMALNIALIPRYGPLGAGVATAATYVVLNLVLSGQLYREVGIVPVTNAMIRPGVAGVATFLMVYFVAGWLAAPEPATLVAAFLVFALLYAISILRFGGIESEEVMLVNSIEERFGIDLEPIKRIGRRLMP; this is encoded by the coding sequence ATGGTTAGCATCGACGACTCGGTACGAAAACTGTTCAAGGGCGGAGGGATACTGCTCTTCGGGCTCCTCCTTCAGTTGGGTATCTCGTTCGTCGGAAAGCTCATCGTCGCCAGAGAGCTTAGCGTGGCGGATTTCGGCGGCGTCGTTCTCGGTACGACGGTGGCTATGATCGCCGCGACAGCCGCACAGCTCGGGCTTCACGAAGGAGTCGCCAGATATCTCCCCCGCTTCGATACGGCGGCCGAGAAGCGCGGGGTCGTGCTGTCCGCGGCGTCGCTCGCGGTTCCCATAAGCGTCGTCTTCGGCGTGGCGCTGTACCTCATCTCCCCCACCCTTTCGCGAGTCGCGTTCGACAGCCCGGAAGTCGCTCCGGTCTTTCGCGTGTTCTCGTTCGTCGTGCCGCTGATGGTAACACATCAGCTCATCATCGGAGTGGTCCAAGGACAACAACGAACGACCCCCAAAGTACTGATAGAGAACACGGCAAAGCCGGTCGCACGTATCGCCGCGATCGGTATTGTCGTGGCGGTCGGAGCGACGGGACTTCGCATCTCGCTCGCGTACCTGTTCGGATGGGTCGTCCCCGTGCTGTTCGGACTCGGATATCTGTACGTCTACACGAACGTTCCCGACCGGACAGTCGGGGCAGTATTTCGCCACCGTGAGCTCCTCTCGTTTTCGATGCCGCTCGTCCTTTCGGGCGTTCTAACGATCGTTTTCAATGACATAGACACGCTGTTGCTTGGGTACTTCAGCGGGGGAACGGAACAGGTCGCGCTGTACAACGCGGTGTATCCGCTCGCGACGCTCCTGAACACGGCGACAACTGCGTTCGCATTCGTATTTATGCCAGTTCTGTCGGAGATACATGCCGACGGTCGCGAGAACGAGATGGAGCGGATGTACCAGGTCGTCACCAAGTGGGTGTTCACCGCGACTCTCCCAGTGTTTCTCGTGATTTCGCTGTTTCCGGCACGGCTCATCGCGCTGACGTTCGGTGCGAAGTATACGGCCGGGGCAACCACGTTGCAGGTGCTCGCTATCGGCTTTTTCGTCCACACCGTCGCGGGATTGAACCGTGAGACAGCTGCGTCAATCGGCAGATCTAAGATGCTCCTGTACGCCGACGCCGGCGCGGCGATATTTAATATGGCGCTTAATATCGCACTGATACCCCGGTACGGTCCGCTAGGTGCAGGTGTCGCAACCGCGGCGACGTACGTCGTTCTGAACCTTGTCCTCTCGGGACAGCTGTACCGCGAAGTGGGTATCGTCCCCGTGACCAACGCGATGATTCGACCTGGAGTTGCGGGCGTTGCGACGTTTCTAATGGTCTACTTCGTCGCGGGGTGGCTGGCCGCTCCGGAGCCAGCCACGCTCGTAGCCGCATTCTTGGTCTTCGCCCTGCTCTATGCGATCTCCATTCTGCGGTTCGGAGGTATCGAGTCCGAGGAGGTGATGCTCGTGAATAGTATAGAGGAACGGTTCGGCATCGATCTGGAGCCGATAAAAAGGATCGGCCGACGGCTGATGCCCTAG
- a CDS encoding ribbon-helix-helix domain-containing protein, which translates to MTEYTTVSIPKDLAERVEGTIEGTSFSSTSDLVRFLLRSIVIQHQKRGELTEAEFQEIADQLEDLGYLR; encoded by the coding sequence ATGACGGAGTACACCACCGTCTCCATCCCGAAGGACCTCGCGGAGCGCGTCGAGGGGACCATCGAGGGAACCAGTTTCTCGTCGACGTCGGACCTCGTGCGCTTCCTGCTCCGGAGCATCGTCATCCAGCACCAGAAGCGCGGCGAGCTCACGGAGGCGGAGTTCCAGGAGATAGCCGACCAGCTGGAGGACCTCGGCTACCTGCGCTAG
- a CDS encoding NUDIX domain-containing protein, whose amino-acid sequence MPTDPIPLRQWRTVVANVPIVSVDLLVTTDDGLLLGKRTNEPARGYYFPPGGRVEKFETRTEAVHRIADEELGLDVEIIESLGSFEHIYDTADVSGVNGKHYLANGFVVAATGGRLQPDDQHENLRAFVDPPTPLHHYLRTYLDASEILPDWS is encoded by the coding sequence ATGCCGACCGACCCGATTCCCCTTCGCCAGTGGCGAACCGTCGTTGCGAACGTTCCTATCGTCTCAGTCGACCTACTCGTCACTACGGACGATGGTCTCCTCCTCGGAAAGCGTACGAACGAGCCCGCAAGGGGCTACTACTTCCCCCCCGGCGGTCGTGTCGAGAAGTTCGAGACCCGAACCGAGGCGGTACACCGCATCGCAGATGAGGAGTTGGGTCTCGACGTGGAGATAATCGAGTCGCTGGGTTCGTTCGAACACATCTACGATACTGCCGACGTCTCCGGGGTGAACGGCAAACACTACTTGGCGAACGGCTTCGTCGTCGCCGCTACCGGTGGTCGCCTGCAGCCCGACGACCAACACGAGAATCTCCGAGCATTCGTCGACCCTCCAACCCCCCTCCACCATTACCTCCGCACATACCTCGACGCTTCGGAAATCCTCCCCGACTGGTCGTAG
- the ilvN gene encoding acetolactate synthase small subunit, translating into MSSQDDPPENGLLGADPDDRPRPRGRRNSQGIRIDPEVEAERSPRRTTITALVQNEPGVLSKVSGLFSRRQYNIESLTVGTTQETEWSRITVVVEEPDPNIDQIEKQLDKLVPVIHTRELDENAVARELVLVKLDAEDPAKVHAITEMYDGRTLDAGPRTVTVELTGSERKIDDALDALRQFGVREIARTGQTALARGETKTSTVPDDLKP; encoded by the coding sequence GTGAGCTCACAGGACGACCCGCCGGAGAACGGCCTGCTCGGCGCGGACCCGGACGACCGGCCGCGGCCGCGGGGCCGGCGCAACAGTCAGGGCATCCGTATCGACCCCGAGGTGGAGGCCGAGCGGTCGCCGCGCCGCACGACCATCACCGCGCTCGTGCAGAACGAGCCGGGGGTGCTGTCGAAGGTGTCCGGGCTGTTCAGCCGCCGGCAGTACAACATCGAGTCGCTGACCGTCGGCACGACACAGGAGACGGAGTGGTCGCGCATCACCGTCGTCGTGGAGGAGCCGGACCCCAACATCGACCAGATAGAGAAACAGCTCGACAAGCTGGTCCCGGTCATCCACACGCGCGAACTCGACGAGAACGCCGTCGCGCGCGAACTCGTCCTCGTCAAACTCGACGCCGAGGACCCCGCGAAGGTCCACGCCATCACCGAGATGTACGACGGCCGCACGCTCGACGCCGGGCCGCGCACCGTCACGGTGGAGCTGACCGGCTCGGAGCGGAAGATAGACGACGCGCTCGACGCCCTCCGGCAGTTCGGCGTCCGCGAGATAGCCCGCACGGGGCAGACGGCGCTGGCCCGTGGCGAGACGAAGACCTCCACGGTCCCCGACGACCTCAAGCCATGA
- a CDS encoding LeuA family protein, with amino-acid sequence MSRRVEFFAGTLANTNDTAVEDARVFDTTLRDGEQSPRTSFSYEDKREIATVLDEMGTHVIEAGFPVNSDAEFEAVRDIAEASHTDVCGLARVVDGDVEAALDSGVDVVHVFVSTSDIQLEDSMHASREEAVERAVASVERVKEAGVECMFSPMDATRTDESFLREIVEAVSEAGTDWINIPDTCGVGTPTRFADLVRTVGEHTDAGIDVHTHDDFGLASANALAGFEAGAAQAQVSVNGIGERAGNAAYEEVVMAVESLYGIDTGIDTTRITELSRLVEERSEMPVPANKPVVGRNAFSHESGIHAAGVIENSDTFEPGVMTPEMVGATRELVLGKHTGQHSVRERLTDAGYDPTDTQVREVTRRVKDYGAEKQRVTMETLERFAEEVGVERREEVRA; translated from the coding sequence CTGAGTCGGCGGGTCGAGTTCTTCGCCGGGACGCTAGCCAACACTAACGACACGGCGGTAGAGGACGCACGGGTTTTCGACACGACGCTGCGGGACGGCGAGCAGTCGCCACGCACGTCCTTCTCCTACGAGGACAAACGCGAGATAGCGACGGTCCTCGACGAGATGGGCACCCACGTCATCGAGGCGGGGTTCCCGGTCAACTCCGACGCGGAGTTCGAGGCCGTCCGCGACATCGCGGAGGCCTCGCACACGGACGTGTGCGGACTGGCCCGCGTCGTGGACGGGGACGTGGAGGCCGCGCTCGACAGCGGCGTCGACGTGGTCCACGTCTTCGTCTCCACCAGCGACATCCAGCTGGAGGACAGCATGCACGCCAGCCGCGAGGAGGCGGTCGAACGGGCCGTCGCCTCCGTCGAGCGCGTCAAGGAGGCGGGCGTCGAGTGCATGTTCTCCCCGATGGACGCGACCCGGACGGACGAATCGTTCCTGAGAGAGATCGTCGAGGCCGTCTCCGAGGCGGGGACGGACTGGATAAACATCCCCGACACCTGTGGCGTCGGGACGCCGACGCGGTTCGCGGACCTGGTCCGCACCGTCGGCGAACACACGGACGCGGGCATCGACGTCCACACCCACGACGACTTCGGGCTGGCGTCGGCCAACGCGCTGGCCGGCTTCGAGGCCGGCGCGGCACAGGCGCAGGTGTCGGTCAACGGCATCGGCGAGCGCGCCGGCAACGCCGCCTACGAGGAGGTCGTGATGGCCGTCGAGTCGCTGTACGGCATCGACACCGGCATCGACACGACGCGCATCACGGAGCTGTCGCGGCTCGTCGAGGAGCGCTCGGAGATGCCCGTCCCGGCGAACAAGCCGGTGGTGGGGCGCAACGCCTTCTCCCACGAGTCCGGCATCCACGCCGCGGGCGTCATCGAGAACAGCGACACCTTCGAACCCGGCGTGATGACGCCGGAGATGGTAGGCGCGACGCGCGAACTGGTGCTGGGCAAGCACACCGGCCAGCACTCCGTCCGCGAGCGGCTGACCGACGCGGGCTACGACCCGACGGACACGCAGGTCCGCGAGGTGACCCGTCGCGTCAAGGACTACGGCGCGGAGAAACAGCGCGTCACGATGGAGACGCTCGAACGGTTCGCCGAGGAGGTCGGCGTCGAGCGCCGCGAGGAGGTCCGGGCGTGA
- the aglJ gene encoding S-layer glycoprotein N-glycosyltransferase AglJ, whose product MDRADVCVLLPTMNEERTVGDVVRDFRDHGFERVLVVDGGSTDGTRELAREAGARVVEQRGTGKGQAVRQAVAEEIDAPVVLMADADGTYRAADAGRMVAPIAEGRADHVIGDRFADMEDGAMTRLNGVGNRLTNGAFRLIHGRDFADILSGYRAFTRESFDRYSLSADGFGIETELAVEAVKHGTHVEVVPVTYGARPDESETNLHPVKDGARIFLTLYRLAKTNNPLFYFGSVGVASLFAGLAVAGYVAYEWFVVEPPVSHEALAVVAAAGIILGVQLVMFGVLSDIVVAVNREQTRRLEELAEQLSGADEAVARGDWETEAKTAAVDPDDSEREQAAQPRDDAQ is encoded by the coding sequence ATGGACCGCGCCGACGTCTGCGTGCTGTTGCCGACGATGAACGAGGAGCGGACGGTCGGCGACGTGGTGCGGGACTTCCGCGACCACGGCTTCGAGCGCGTCCTCGTCGTCGACGGCGGCTCGACGGACGGGACGCGGGAGCTCGCGCGCGAGGCGGGCGCCCGCGTGGTCGAACAGCGCGGCACGGGGAAGGGACAGGCCGTCCGGCAGGCGGTCGCCGAGGAGATAGACGCCCCCGTCGTATTGATGGCCGACGCCGACGGCACCTACCGGGCCGCCGACGCCGGGCGAATGGTCGCGCCCATAGCCGAGGGGCGCGCGGACCACGTCATCGGCGACCGGTTCGCCGACATGGAGGACGGGGCGATGACCCGGCTCAACGGCGTCGGGAACCGCCTCACGAACGGCGCCTTCCGGCTCATCCACGGCCGGGACTTCGCGGACATCCTCTCGGGCTACCGGGCGTTCACCCGCGAGTCGTTCGACCGCTACTCGCTGTCGGCCGACGGCTTCGGCATCGAGACGGAGCTGGCCGTCGAAGCGGTGAAACACGGGACGCACGTCGAGGTCGTCCCCGTCACCTACGGGGCGCGTCCGGACGAGTCCGAGACGAACCTCCACCCCGTGAAGGACGGCGCGCGCATCTTCCTCACGCTGTACCGGCTGGCGAAGACGAACAACCCCCTGTTCTACTTCGGGAGCGTCGGCGTCGCCTCGTTGTTCGCGGGGCTCGCCGTCGCCGGCTACGTCGCCTACGAGTGGTTCGTGGTCGAGCCGCCCGTCTCGCACGAGGCGCTCGCCGTCGTCGCGGCCGCCGGCATCATCCTCGGGGTTCAGCTGGTGATGTTCGGCGTGCTCTCGGACATCGTGGTCGCGGTGAACCGCGAACAGACCCGCCGGCTGGAGGAGCTGGCCGAACAGCTCTCGGGGGCAGACGAGGCGGTCGCGCGCGGCGACTGGGAGACCGAGGCGAAAACGGCGGCCGTCGACCCGGACGACTCAGAACGGGAGCAGGCCGCGCAGCCGCGCGATGACGCTCAGTGA
- the ilvB gene encoding biosynthetic-type acetolactate synthase large subunit, whose translation MSSEQAVPTEESGDAEGTPDPVSTGAASVVRALENAGVEYLFGVQGGAIMPVYDALYDSEMRHITMAHEQGAVHAADAYGIVSGDPGICMATSGPGATNLVTGIADADMDSDPVLALTGQVPTDFVGSDAFQETDTTGVTRPITKENYFASDADTVGDVVGEAFAMAKRGRQGPTLVDLPKDVTNAETDREPGPARTPDTYRPAETADEATVTAAAEAFAAAERPVILAGGGVIKAEASAAVREFAIDHEVPVVTTMPGIGAFPEDHDLSLKWAGMHGTGYANMALTMSDCILAVGTRFDDRLTGGVETFAPDAEILHVDIDPAEISKNVEADYGLVGDARAVVGQFADAVVGSPDTDAWCEQCAEWKREYPLDYHIDEDAPVKPQFVVEAVDAATGDDTVVTTGVGQHQMWACQYWTYTEPRTWVSSHGLGAMGYGVPAAIGARYAADDDQSVVCFDGDGSFLMTCQELTVAAREELDITVFVLNNEFIGMVRQWQDGFFEGRRMASEYDWMPEFDTLAEAFGAKGFRIDTYDDVEDTIEAALAYEGPSVVDVHIDPEEDVFPMVPSGGDNGLFALRGDHL comes from the coding sequence ATGAGTAGCGAACAGGCAGTCCCGACCGAGGAGTCCGGCGACGCGGAGGGGACGCCCGACCCCGTGAGCACGGGCGCGGCGTCCGTCGTCCGGGCGCTGGAGAACGCCGGCGTGGAGTACCTCTTCGGCGTGCAGGGCGGGGCCATCATGCCCGTCTACGACGCGCTGTACGACTCCGAGATGCGCCACATCACGATGGCCCACGAGCAGGGCGCGGTCCACGCGGCCGACGCCTACGGCATCGTGAGCGGCGACCCCGGCATCTGCATGGCCACGTCCGGGCCGGGGGCGACGAACCTCGTCACCGGCATCGCGGACGCGGACATGGATTCCGACCCCGTGCTCGCGCTCACCGGGCAGGTGCCGACGGACTTCGTCGGCTCCGACGCCTTCCAGGAGACGGACACGACGGGCGTCACCCGCCCCATCACGAAGGAGAACTACTTCGCCTCGGACGCGGACACCGTCGGCGACGTCGTCGGCGAGGCGTTCGCGATGGCGAAGCGCGGCCGGCAGGGCCCGACGCTCGTGGACCTGCCGAAGGACGTGACGAACGCGGAGACGGACCGCGAACCCGGCCCGGCGCGCACGCCCGACACCTACCGGCCCGCGGAGACGGCCGACGAGGCGACGGTGACCGCCGCGGCCGAGGCGTTCGCCGCGGCCGAGCGACCCGTGATTCTGGCGGGCGGCGGCGTCATCAAGGCGGAGGCGAGCGCCGCGGTGCGGGAGTTCGCTATCGACCACGAGGTGCCCGTCGTCACGACGATGCCGGGCATCGGCGCGTTCCCCGAGGACCACGACCTCTCGCTGAAGTGGGCGGGGATGCACGGCACCGGCTACGCGAACATGGCGCTCACGATGAGCGACTGTATCCTCGCCGTCGGCACGCGCTTCGACGACCGGCTGACGGGCGGCGTGGAGACGTTCGCGCCCGACGCCGAGATACTCCACGTCGATATCGACCCCGCGGAGATATCGAAGAACGTCGAGGCCGACTACGGCCTCGTCGGGGACGCCCGCGCCGTCGTCGGCCAGTTCGCCGACGCGGTCGTCGGGTCGCCCGACACCGACGCGTGGTGCGAGCAGTGCGCCGAGTGGAAGCGGGAGTACCCGCTCGACTACCACATCGACGAGGACGCGCCCGTCAAGCCGCAGTTCGTCGTCGAGGCCGTGGACGCCGCGACCGGGGACGACACCGTCGTCACCACCGGCGTCGGCCAACACCAGATGTGGGCCTGCCAGTACTGGACCTACACCGAGCCCCGGACGTGGGTCTCCTCGCACGGCCTCGGCGCGATGGGCTACGGCGTCCCCGCCGCCATCGGCGCGCGCTACGCCGCCGACGACGACCAGTCGGTCGTCTGCTTCGACGGCGACGGCTCCTTCCTGATGACGTGTCAGGAACTCACCGTCGCGGCGCGCGAGGAACTGGACATCACCGTCTTCGTCCTGAACAACGAGTTCATCGGGATGGTGCGCCAGTGGCAGGACGGCTTCTTCGAGGGCCGGCGGATGGCCTCGGAGTACGACTGGATGCCCGAGTTCGACACCCTCGCGGAGGCGTTCGGCGCGAAGGGGTTCCGCATCGACACGTACGACGACGTGGAGGACACGATAGAGGCGGCGCTCGCGTACGAGGGCCCCTCCGTCGTGGACGTCCACATCGACCCCGAGGAGGACGTGTTCCCGATGGTGCCCAGCGGCGGGGACAACGGCCTCTTCGCCCTGCGGGGTGACCACCTGTGA
- a CDS encoding GDP-mannose 4,6-dehydratase: MDLNTALADRPVFVTGADGFVGSHLTERLVDLGADVHVFVRATSSGELNNIRHLTDSLTVHRGDLRDQHSVREALASLRDHSGIIVFHLAAQAHVGESWDRPYETVDTNVNGTLNLLQSIVDLDLDVTKVDTAGTSEEYGNVKEEMTDKHDRGEDGRVLLSERSPVNPTSVYATSKLAADFLTMNYHDAYGLPTVTTRMFNNYGPRQNPRYITGTIITQALEREIVELGNLEPKRDLCYVQDGVRGHLHVALAGSSGEQYVYGYGENISMRDWTNLILDVGTDHGYWERPEIVQDEGRYRPGDSDVEELLVGYEKLNEETGWEPQVSWEEGIQRTIDWYANNTDAWYGRVDWR; encoded by the coding sequence ATGGACCTGAACACCGCCCTCGCGGACCGTCCCGTCTTCGTGACTGGCGCCGATGGCTTCGTCGGCTCACACCTGACCGAGCGACTTGTCGACCTCGGCGCGGACGTACATGTGTTCGTTCGTGCGACCTCTAGCGGCGAACTGAACAACATCCGCCACCTCACGGACAGCCTGACGGTACACCGCGGGGACCTCCGGGACCAACACTCCGTCAGGGAGGCGCTCGCGTCGCTCCGGGACCACAGTGGTATCATCGTCTTCCATCTCGCCGCCCAAGCCCACGTCGGCGAGTCGTGGGACCGACCGTACGAGACAGTCGACACGAATGTCAATGGGACCCTCAACCTGCTCCAGTCCATCGTGGACTTGGACCTCGACGTCACGAAGGTCGATACCGCCGGCACTAGTGAGGAGTACGGTAACGTGAAGGAGGAGATGACGGACAAACACGACCGTGGAGAAGACGGCCGTGTCCTGCTTAGCGAGCGGTCGCCTGTGAACCCGACCAGCGTGTACGCCACGTCGAAGTTGGCGGCCGACTTCCTCACGATGAACTATCACGACGCGTACGGATTGCCGACGGTTACTACCCGGATGTTCAACAACTATGGTCCGCGGCAGAACCCGCGATACATCACCGGGACAATCATCACTCAGGCGCTGGAACGCGAAATCGTCGAACTCGGGAATCTCGAGCCGAAGCGCGACCTCTGTTACGTACAGGACGGGGTTCGCGGCCACCTCCACGTGGCCCTCGCGGGCTCCTCGGGCGAACAGTACGTCTACGGTTACGGCGAGAACATCTCGATGCGCGACTGGACGAATCTGATTCTCGACGTCGGCACGGACCACGGCTACTGGGAACGACCCGAGATTGTCCAGGACGAGGGACGGTACCGTCCCGGCGATAGCGATGTCGAGGAACTGCTCGTCGGCTACGAGAAACTCAACGAGGAGACCGGCTGGGAACCGCAGGTGTCATGGGAAGAGGGCATCCAGCGTACGATCGACTGGTACGCGAACAACACCGACGCCTGGTACGGCCGCGTGGACTGGCGATGA
- a CDS encoding DUF7503 family protein, giving the protein MSDASSVSEFVAQHPKMAGALFTMMLLLTQAGGVMAGNSNPIVGP; this is encoded by the coding sequence ATGTCCGATGCAAGCTCGGTTTCGGAGTTCGTTGCCCAGCACCCGAAGATGGCCGGCGCCCTGTTCACGATGATGCTGCTGCTCACGCAGGCGGGCGGCGTCATGGCGGGGAACAGCAACCCGATCGTCGGGCCGTGA
- a CDS encoding TrmB family transcriptional regulator, producing MSDVGLFETLGLTEYEATALAELLRVGRTTAPNLAEATGIPKARIYGVLDSLADDGYLKVIPGRPKEYQPHDPETVLARAKENKRQEYESFERAVDEERDAFLSRFEPAFASAAGGVTPAEELFYVVDVGDPSESETRRLYHEAEREAYVLTKSFEYLDAVRPAIEDAIDRGVAVHALFYHPDLLDDAERRVQADVVDTIRTDLPAIDFRFATGPLPWRGTFVDPSMDYDGGEALFLVEEPDVPNHMRQAALTENGSFVAGFKRYFELVWDHESIGSRGDDRPGR from the coding sequence ATGAGCGACGTGGGGCTGTTCGAGACGCTGGGGCTGACGGAGTACGAGGCGACGGCGCTCGCCGAACTGCTCCGCGTCGGCCGGACGACGGCCCCCAACCTCGCGGAGGCGACCGGCATCCCGAAGGCCCGCATCTACGGCGTGCTCGACTCGCTGGCCGACGACGGCTACCTGAAGGTGATTCCCGGCCGCCCGAAGGAGTACCAGCCCCACGACCCCGAGACGGTGCTCGCCCGCGCGAAGGAGAACAAGCGCCAGGAGTACGAGTCGTTCGAGCGCGCCGTCGACGAGGAGCGCGACGCCTTCCTCTCGCGGTTCGAACCCGCCTTCGCGAGCGCCGCCGGCGGCGTGACGCCCGCCGAGGAGCTGTTCTACGTCGTGGACGTGGGGGACCCCTCGGAGTCGGAGACCCGGCGGCTCTACCACGAGGCCGAGCGCGAGGCCTACGTCCTCACGAAGAGCTTCGAGTACCTCGACGCCGTCCGCCCGGCCATCGAGGACGCCATCGACCGCGGGGTCGCCGTCCACGCGCTGTTCTACCACCCGGACCTGCTCGACGACGCGGAGCGGCGCGTGCAGGCGGACGTAGTGGACACCATCCGCACGGACCTGCCGGCCATCGACTTCCGCTTCGCCACCGGTCCGCTCCCGTGGCGCGGCACCTTCGTCGACCCCAGCATGGACTACGATGGCGGCGAGGCGCTCTTCCTCGTGGAGGAACCGGACGTGCCGAACCACATGCGACAGGCCGCGCTCACCGAGAACGGCTCGTTCGTCGCGGGGTTCAAGCGGTACTTCGAGCTGGTGTGGGACCACGAGAGCATCGGCAGCCGCGGCGACGACCGACCGGGCCGTTAA